A region from the Rhodamnia argentea isolate NSW1041297 chromosome 7, ASM2092103v1, whole genome shotgun sequence genome encodes:
- the LOC115743567 gene encoding leucine-rich repeat receptor-like protein kinase PXC1, translated as MGTRLPSLFSAIAIAVTVTLLLLFLPRSLSSPPNDTNALALFRLQADSHGHLLPNWTGSDACAAAWRGVRCSSSSSPSGRRVTALSLPSLNLRGPIDSLSSLDQLRLLDLHDNRLNGTVGPLANCTNLKLLYLAGNDFSGEIPPEISFLRRLLRLDVSDNNIRGVIPGELRLLSRLLTLRLQSNLLSGEVPDLSASLKSLKELNLTNNELYGRLPDGLLRKFGVRSFVGNEGLCGSSPLPACSLSGTSPPASSSLTVPSKPSSIPEAPAIGPGQKHRRKGLSTGAIVAIALVICVALLVVTSFVVAYCCSRERNSSLKSNGESTGKRRSGSSHGSEKRVYASGGADSDGTNATDRSKLVFFERKKQFELEDLLRASAEMLGKGSLGTVYRAVLDDGGVVAVKRLKDANPCMRKEFEQYMDVIGKLKHQNVVKLRAYYYAREEKLLVYDYLPNGSLHSLLHGNRGPGRIPLDWTTRISLVLGAARGLAWIHDEYSAAKIPHGNIKSSNILLDKNGVACVSDFGLSLLLNPVHAIARLGGYRAPEQAETKRLSQRADVYGFGVLLLEVLTGRAPSQHPSPTRPRADEEEQAVDLPKWVRSVVKEEWTAEVFDQELLRYKNIEEELVSMLHVGLACAAAQPDKRPPMAEVVKMIEDIRVEQSPLGEDYDESRNSLSPSLATTEDGV; from the exons ATGGGCACCCGTCTCCCTTCCCTTTTCTCTGCCATCGCCATCGCCGTCACCGTCACGcttctccttctcttcctccccCGTTCTCTCTCCTCGCCGCCCAATGACACCAACGCCCTCGCTCTCTTCCGCCTCCAGGCCGACTCCCATGGCCACCTCCTCCCCAACTGGACCGGCTCCGACGCCTGCGCCGCCGCCTGGCGCGGCGTTCgctgttcctcctcctcctctccctccgGCCGCCGCGTCACCGCTCTCTCCCTCCCATCCCTCAACCTCCGCGGGCCCAtcgactctctctcttccctggACCAGCTCCGCCTGCTCGACCTCCACGATAACCGGCTGAACGGCACCGTCGGGCCTCTCGCCAACTGCACCAACCTCAAGCTCCTCTACCTCGCCGGGAACgacttctccggcgagatcccgcCGGAGATATCCTTCCTCCGGCGCCTCCTCCGTCTTGACGTTTCCGACAACAACATCCGGGGCGTGATCCCGGGGGAGCTCCGCCTCCTGAGCCGCCTCCTGACTCTCCGGCTGCAGAGCAACCTGCTCTCTGGAGAGGTGCCGGATCTCTCGGCGTCGCTCAAGAGCCTCAAGGAGCTCAACTTGACAAACAACGAACTGTACGGGCGTTTGCCAGATGGACTACTGAGGAAGTTTGGTGTCCGGAGCTTCGTCGGGAACGAAGGACTATGTGGCTCGAGCCCGTTACCAGCTTGCTCGCTATCCGGGACTTCACCTCCGGCTTCTTCCTCTCTCACGGTACCGTCTAAGCCCAGCTCCATTCCAGAGGCACCCGCAATTGGACCGGGTCAGAAGCATCGGCGAAAAGGACTGAGCACGGGGGCTATAGTGGCGATTGCTCTCGTGATCTGCGTGGCATTACTTGTCGTGACATCTTTCGTGGTTGCTTACTGCTGCTCAAGAGAGCGGAATTCGAGCTTGAAATCAAATGGAGAAAGCACTGGGAAGAGGAGAAGTGGGAGCAGCCACGGAAGTGAGAAGAGAGTGTACGCAAGCGGCGGTGCGGATAGTGATGGGACGAACGCTACCGATAGGAGTAAGCTTGTGTTCTTCGAGCGGAAGAAGCAGTTCGAACTCGAAGATTTGCTCAGAGCGTCGGCAGAAATGCTCGGGAAAGGAAGCTTAGGGACAGTGTACAGGGCTGTGCTGGACGACGGGGGCGTCGTGGCCGTCAAGAGATTGAAGGATGCCAATCCGTGCATGAGGAAGGAGTTCGAGCAGTACATGGACGTGATTGGGAAGCTTAAGCACCAAAATGTGGTCAAACTCAGAGCTTATTACTATGCCAGAGAAGAGAAGCTCCTGGTATATGATTATCTGCCAAATGGAAGCCTGCACTCCCTGCTTCATG GAAACAGGGGTCCTGGAAGGATTCCTCTGGATTGGACCACAAGGATCAGCTTGGTACTTGGAGCGGCTCGCGGGCTCGCCTGGATCCACGACGAGTACAGTGCGGCGAAAATCCCCCATGGAAACATCAAGTCTTCCAACATACTCCTCGACAAGAATGGCGTTGCTTGTGTCTCCGATTTCGGGCTCTCACTGCTTCTGAATCCGGTTCACGCCATCGCCAGATTGGGGGGTTACCGAGCTCCGGAGCAGGCAGAAACCAAGCGGCTCTCTCAAAGGGCCGATGTCTATGGCTTCGGCGTCCTGTTACTGGAAGTCCTCACCGGCAGAGCTCCATCGCAGCATCCCTCCCCAACACGGCCTCGCGCCGATGAAGAGGAACAGGCGGTCGATCTCCCCAAGTGGGTGAGATCCGTGGTGAAGGAGGAGTGGACGGCCGAGGTGTTCGATCAGGAGCTCCTCCGCTACAAGAACATCGAGGAGGAGCTCGTGTCCATGCTCCACGTGGGCTTGGCCTGCGCGGCGGCTCAGCCCGACAAGAGGCCTCCGATGGCGGAAGTGGTGAAGATGATCGAGGACATTAGGGTGGAGCAGTCGCCATTGGGAGAGGACTACGACGAGTCGCGAAACTCCCTCTCTCCATCGCTCGCCACGACCGAAGACGGGGTCTGA